In the genome of Delphinus delphis chromosome 15, mDelDel1.2, whole genome shotgun sequence, one region contains:
- the LOC138414284 gene encoding putative zinc finger protein 487 — protein sequence MEMDDDINVVLMPANTTCIVQLMEQGGSVLFEDVSLDFTQKEWQLLDRAQRLLYRDVMLENYGHLVSLGHCVSKPELILKLEQEEEPWILKGQLPSESHPGELMRTNNMEEISQENEDKYLRQGLFINNKTLTEDRNKTFRETLNMTTNPVPSKKISHQCDPFVTNLKSVFELVISNRSSVRKISNDFNGFKAWCLSKNS from the exons ATGGAGATGGACGATGACATTAATGTGGTtctcatgcctgctaacacaacatgcATTGTGCAGCTCATGGAGCAAGGA GGATCGGTGTTGTTCGAGGATGTATCATTGGACTTCACCCAGAAGGAGTGGCAGTTGCTGGACCGTGCTCAGAGGCTCCTGTACAgggatgtgatgctggagaactaCGGGCACCTGGTGTCCCTGG GTCACTGTGTTTCCAAACCTGAGCTGATACTCAAGTTGGAACAAGAAGAAGAACCGTGGATATTAAAGGGACAACTCCCAAGTGAGAGCCACCCAGGTGAGTTAATGCG AACCAATAACATGGAAGAGATAAgccaagaaaatgaagacaagtaTTTGAGGCAAGGTTTATTCATCAACAACAAAACATTGACTGAGGATAGAAATAAGACCTTCAGAGAAACACTTAATATGACCACAAATCCAGTGCCCTCAAAAAAAATATCCCATCAATGTGACCCATTTGTAACAAACTTGAAAAGTGTTTTTGAATTAGTTATTAGTAATAGAAGCAGTGTGAGAAAAATATCTAATGATTTCAATGGAT TTAAAGCTTGGTGCTTGTCCAAGAACTCTTAA
- the LOC138414287 gene encoding zinc finger protein 33B-like — translation MHTGGKRDEYNRSEEALQKSSHTQNERTDTEEKIYDCNQCGKSFHKKPHLTQHLRTHTTEKPSKCNDSEKAVKKESCLALKQRINTSKKSFKGSKCEKSSHKTLKLSQHQRMCLGEPNNECSESGRVLNKKSHLTQNQRAHKGKKTYDCNKCGDSFPKKTDLSQHQSVHTGKKPYECSECGKSFFVKSNLTEHQRTHTGEKPYKCRECGKSFCQKSALTVHQRTHTGEKPYKCNECGKTFCVKSNLTQHQRTHTGEKLYKCNECWKSFCVKSNLIVHQRTHTGEKPYRCPECGKTFYEKSALTKHQRIHTGEKPYECNECRKTFSQRSALTKHQRKKHKKKTPTNTLHVQKPSSAVHSH, via the coding sequence ATGCACACAGGAGGAAAACGTGATGAGTATAACAGAAGTGAGGAAGCCTTGCAGAAGTCATCCCACACTCAAAATGAACGAACtgatacagaagagaaaatctaTGACTGTAACCAGTGTGGGAAATCCTTCCACAAAAAGCCACACCTGACTCAACATCTGAGAACTCACACAACGGAAAAACCCAGTAAGTGTAATGATAGTGAGAAAGCTGTGAAAAAGGAGTCCTGCCTCGCTCTAAAGCAGAGAATTAACACGAGCAAGAAAAGCTTTAAAGGTAGTAAGTGTGAGAAATCCTCCCACAAGACGTTGAAACTCAGTCAACATCAGAGAATGTGCTTGGGGGAACCAAATAATGAGTGTAGTGAAAGTGGGAGGGTCTTAAATAAGAAATCACACCTCACTCAAAATCAGAGGGCTCACAAAGGGAAGAAAACCTATGACTGTAATAAATGTGGGGACAGCTTCCCTAAGAAAACAGACCTTTCTCAACATCAGAGTGTGCACACAGGAAAAAAGCCCTATGAATGTAGTGAATGTGGGAAGTCCTTTTTTGTAAAGTCCAACCTCACTGAGCATCAGAGAACTCACACAGGAGAAAAACCCTACAAATGTCGTGAATGTGGAAAATCCTTCTGTCAGAAGTCAGCCCTCACCGTACATCAGAGAACTCACACgggagagaaaccctataaatgtaatgaatgtgggaaaaccttctGTGTTAAGTCAAACCTTACTCAACATCAAAGGacccacacaggagagaaactctATAAATGTAATGAATGCTGGAAATCTTTCTGCGTGAAATCCAACCTCATTGTacatcagagaactcatacaggagagaaaccctacaGATGTCCCgaatgtgggaaaaccttctATGAAAAGTCAGCCCTCACaaaacatcagagaattcacacaggggaaaaaccctatgaatgtaatgaatgtaGAAAAACCTTCAGCCAGAGGTCAGCCCTCACcaaacatcaaagaaaaaaacataagaagaaaaCTCCCACCAACACTCTCCACGTGCAGAAGCCATCCTCTGCAGTTCATAGCCATTGA